Below is a window of Paenibacillus bovis DNA.
CTCCAGTGTACTATCCATCGTCTGCACAGGCACTTGCTCTGTTGTCTGCTCCGGCTGTGCTGCCGGCATATCCATATCCTGTAGTTTGGCATACGTCTGTTCCAGCCGAGTACGGGATTGATCACTCAGCGGACGATCCTGCCTTTGCTTTTCTGTATTCAGCATACGATCCAGCTCATCTGGTCTCATATCGGGTTCCCCTTCCCGGCTCATCGCTGAGCCAGTCCATTAATGTTTTGCGCGCCCGGTGCAGCCGGGTTTTGACTGCTTCTGCCGATAGTTCCAGCACATCTGCAATCTGCTGGATCGGCATATCCTGAAAATAATGCATTGCGATTACAAGCCGCTGCGGTTCAGGCAGCTGATATACCGCCTGCTGTACGTCGATTCGCTCGTATTCATCCGTCCGCGCAGGCAGATTGCTCCATTCATCCGTCACGACGACCCGAGCACCTTTGCGTGCGATATTATGGCATTCATTGATCAGAATCCGGAAGATCCAGGTCTGGAAATAATTCGGTTCACGCAGCGTGTGTATATTGCGAAATGCTTTAAGCATCGTCTCCTGTACAGCGTCATCGCATTCATCATCACTTCTCAGCATGGATCGGGCCATCCGGTACAGCGGCCTTTCCATATCACGCATAAGCCGGATAAACGCGTCTTTCTCCCCGCTGCGGGCAGCGAGTACGTCTTCCTTTTGGGTATATGTCATATCGGCTATCCTCTCTCGATCTGCTCTTCATCGGTTTCGTCTCGAAAATCCGGTGCAGGCAAGATTTCTTTTACGGTAGTCTGCCCCGAGGGCAGCTTGAATACCCGTTAGACTATCCAGCCCGGCGAAAGGTTACAGCGATGATTCAATAACTGCTATACGGTTCGATCATTGCTATACCGATCCCTTCTATAATAGAAGAAGCAGATACGATACCCAATATCAAAAGTAAAAAAACAACCTGTCCATCACCTGTAAATCATGTGACTTACGCTATTTTTTGTCGGAATTGCCAGACTGTATGCAGCATACCAACACTGTCTCTAGATCACGATACAACAAAAAAGGATGCGCCTGTGCAGGTGCATCCTTTTTATATGGCGATTCAACAAGTATCTATAATAGTCGATGACCCGATAATACGCGTAAATATCAGCATCCCACCGAGATTAATCTATCTCGTCTCCATCATCTCCCGCGTAAATCGCAGCCACTCTCTCGCGGCAAACGACAGATACCGCTCCCGATGCCAGATAATGCCCAGATGCCACGGAATCGACGGCTGTATATTAGGGATAATGCGCACATTGCGCTGGTTGATCTGATTGCAGATTGTATCCGGCAGCAGTGCGACACCGAGTCCGGCTCCCACCATCTCGCTGATCAGATCCCACTGGGAACTCTCATAAATAATTCGCGGCTGAAATCCTACCCGGATACAGGCCTCGATGATTCGCCCATGCAGCGTAAAATCCTCGCGGAAAATAATAAAAAAGTCCTCGGCCAGCTCGCTCATCTGCACTTCACTACGTTCGGCCAGAGGATGATTGTTCGGCACGATCAGATTCAGTTTCTCCTCGGTAAAAGAGAAGTATTCCAGCACATTCTCGGTAACGGGCAGCACAGTCACTCCGATATCCAGCGATCCATTGACCACATCACTTTCTACCTTTTTGCCGCCATCTTCGAACAGCTGGATCGTCACATTTGGATACATCTGATGAAAGCGGCCGATAATTTGCGGAAAAAAGCGTGATCCGATCATCGGTGGCAGACCGATACGCAGATGACCGCTCTCCAGATTGCGCAGATCATCCAGCTGCGAGGAAAGGCTGTGAAATGATTTCACGATATTCTGCGCCTGCTGCTCAATCACTTTACCTGCATCGGTGAGCTCTACAGAGCGCCCAACCCGGTTGAATAGTGGCGCTCCCAATTCTTCCTCCAGGGAACGGATCGTTTTGCTGATGGTAGGCTGGGTGATGAACAGTGCTTCCGCTGCTTTGGTGAAGCTTCCCAGACGGGCCACTTCTATAAAATACTGCAAATGACGAATATCCAAGTCCACGCCTCCTATAGCCAAATGGAATACATTTCATGCCATATATGAATTTTACCTATGAAAGAAACAGATGTAAACTTTCATATATACGAAAGCTGTATATGAAAATGTTACAAATGAAAGAAGGATATCTTCTATGAAAAATATAGGGAAAGGCATTTTGCAGGTTGCTGTTCTGATGGCCTTCTCCGAGCTGCTCAACTGGTTGGCTGACTGGCTGCATCTGCCGGTCCCCGGCAGTATTATCGGTATCGCGCTGCTGTTCATCCTGCTGCAATCCGGTGTCATCAAAGTGGAATGGATCGACCTCGGAGCCAGCTGGCTGCTTGCCGAGCTGCTGCTGTTCTTTATCCCCTCGGCGGTCGGTGTGATGAATTACATACCGATGCTGGAGCAGGACGGCGTCCGCATTATTGCTATCGTGATCTGTAGTACGATTCTTGTCATGGTCAGTTCGGGACTGCTGGCCGCTATTATGTCCAAACGAAAGGAGCGTCACGCGAAATGAATTCCATTCTATTCCTGCTTGCTACATTAATCGTCTATATGGGAGCCAAAAAGCTGTATCGCCGTTTCCCACGGGTGTATCTGTCTCCGCTGCTGACGACTCCGCTCGTGCTGGTCATCGTTCTGCTGAGTATGCACGTTCCATATACTCACTATAACGAAGGCGGACAATGGCTGTCCCGACTGCTGCAGCCAGCGACAATCGCTTTTGCTGTACCGCTATACAAAAATCTCAAAACCCTGCGCAAGCATGCAGTCGAGATTGTCGCCAGCGTACTGTTCGGTTCGATCGTCGCTGTCAGCTCTTCGGCGCTGCTGGCCCGGCTGATGCATCTGAACCATGACCTGATGGGCAGCATTATCCCGCGCTCGATCACTACGCCTATTGCGATGAATGTATCGCAGGCGATTGGCGGCGTACCAACCATTACCGCTATTTTCGTAATTATCACCGGACTGATCGGTAGTATGATCGGACCTTATATCGTCAAATGGCTGCGGATCGAGGGCGAGATTGCCCGTGGTATTCTGTTCGGTACCGCTGCTCATGGTACAGGAACGTCCAAAGCTTTTGAACTGAGCTCACTGACCGGTACCATTTCCAGTATTTCGATGATATTGTCTGCGTTATTTACACTTGCTGCCACACCGATTTTAGCGTTAATTATGCTGCCCTGATCACGGGCAGCTTTTTTTGTATATTACATACATAACCTGATGCCGAATCGCTTGATACCTAAGATTTAATATTCTTATTATACATAATTATGAATTTTTATTCTAAATAACAAAAATTAAGCATCTGAGCTACAACTGCTATTTATGTCCAAAATTAGCAAATAGGCATAGTAATTATTAGGAGATATTGCCGAAAACATCGCAAATTCCTCATTTTCCCTCTTCATTCAAACGCATATATTTGGACTTTTTCGGTTATATTTATACATGAACATTTGCCAAAGATGAATTTGGTGCTAATATTGTTGTATATTTATATAAAGGATCTGACAGTCTGATTCTATTACATCCAAACTGACCAAGCGGAGGATCTTTATTATGAAAAAAACCGGCATGGTACGCCAATTAGACAGTCTGGGAAGAATAGTGATTCCCAAAGAAATCCGGGATACCATGGAAATTGGTATCAGTGACCCTATGGAATTTTTTATTACCGAAAAAGAAATTATTTTCCGCAAGCACAAAGGCATCCAGTGTATTTTCTGCGGCAGCTTTGACGACCTTGTATATTACAAGGATCAATTCATCTGTGGCAGCTGTGCTGAACAAATGGGCGATGAATCTATGCATACCCCGCTGAACGAGATGACCGAGTCTCCTGCAGCCCAGCGTAGTCTTCATTCCGCTCTGCGCAAATCGCGCAACAAACGCGGAGAAATGATGACCAAGGTCGAGTCTGCGATGCAGGAACACCCTGGCGCCACTCAGAATGAACTGGCCCGTATCCTGGGCATTTCCCAAAGCCGTGTGTGCCAGATTCAAAAAGAACTGCGTGCCGGCCATCATCACGAACTCTGATGATCCGGCTCCTGTCGGATATTTCACTTCGGCAAAAAACGGATTGAAAAGCGCCAACGCTCTCGGGTATCGACCCCAGAGCGTTGGCGCTTTTGCATGAATATGAGAATTCGATTTCGGCATCGCTAAATAGCTAAATGAAATTTCCGTTTATTTCATCTGTTTTCGGCATGCTGTTTTACTGTTTGACCCAGTATTCGCTGCCATCTTCCTTGCGGTCCATATACCCGTATTCGATCAGATAGCGCCGCAGTGTAACATAATCCGGATAAGCCTGCTCCAGCAGTTCATTGACCTGCTTTTCCGTATACACGGTTCCCGGCTCAAAGCGCTGCATCAGATGACGCATAATCACGATTTTGCGTTTTTCCCGGCGTGGAAATTCGGACAATGGACCGTCCAGGCCTTCTGGAAAATACTGCTTGAGCAGCGATTCATTCTCCTGCTCGGTAATCGCATAGCGTTCATCCAGCATCGTCGCTGTCCGGTGAATCGGTATAAAAGGCGATGGCTCCTGCTGCTGTTCCTCCAGCAGCTCCATCACTGCCAGAAAGACACGGGCCTGCTTGGCTTTTTCGCGCAGAGCAAACCGGTGATTACGGATTGTTGATTTGCTGCCGCCTGCTTTGGCTACAATCTCGGTATCACTTTGTCCTTCGTAAAAGTCCTGTACCAGACTGCTCTGCAGCTCAGTCAGACCCGTCCACTTTTTATCCAGGGTCAGCAGATAGTGGAACATTGAGCCATGCTGGCGGCGGATATGCATCTGCATGTATCGCTCGGCTTCATAGAACGATCCATCCTCCGCATAGATCTGTCCTTTCTCAAATACCTCACCATCGATCAGACAAATAAAGCCGCCAAACGGCCCTGCATGAGGGTCTTCGATATATCCCTTTTTGAGTTCCTCCAGCGAAGCTTCCCAGAAGCGCTCCGACAACTCTCCGGTCTTTTTCACTTTGTTCATATTCCTGTTCCCTTCCTGGCTCTCCAGCGTACTTCCTTTATACTTCAAACAAATAATCCGTGTATCTATTCATTTCTTAGACATTATATAAATAGATAGGATGTTATTCAATCTATCCTTTTATTCCTTAGCGTATAAAGGTGGCTCTGTTCGGGAATAGCCTGTCATGCTGGTGACTCAGTGTCCCAGCTCGTTCAGCAGCCGCGAGAGGATTCGTAGACGCTCTCCAATCAGATGACCCTGATCTTCGAGAGCCTGCTGAAAGGTCTGAATATGCTGTTCGATATCTTCATGGTCGCCAGTGAATCCTACAGACAATGCAGCTCCCTGCAAAGGAATACGGTCAAATACCGGATGCTCGGGATCATAAAGACATTCCTGCCGGTAACCTTCCTGAAAATAATCAATAGACCGACACAGCAAAATAGCTGCATCCAGAATCCGGTGAATCGGCCACACGGACTCCGAATCCCCCTCCTGTCCCACTTCACCTTTACTTACCTGTGCTACAACCTCTACTCTGCGATCCTGCGGTAGCTCTTGCAGTCCCAGCGATAATTCTCTCACCTCCTGCCGATAGGCTCGCTGTCCATCCACCTGCGTGTAATCTGCTGCTGCCATTACCGGCTGATAGTTTGAATGATTTGTACGATTCATTTGTTTCTCCTTTCTTCCTGCGGGAAGGTTTTTTTATGACTAATCTATTTTTGTCTATTAAATATATAGATAATATAATTTATATCTAATTATAAATCAAACAATTTATTCATACGTTTAGTTTAAATGTAGATAAAAGCAAAAAAATACCCGATCACAGCAGAATCAAGCTGTCATCGGGTATTTCATTTTATATGATTTTCAATCAGGAGGTATGCACTGATTGGTTCGACACATGCTTGGCTGCCCCAGAAGGTCTGGACAGCGAGTACAATGCGCAGCAGAAGGACAATACAACGATCGCTGCACCGACCCATGCATTCATCGTTACCGAACCGGTATTTTTGATCACGATTCCGCCAAAGGCCGAACCGACTGCAATACCGATCTGCAGGGCAGAGAAGTTAAAGCTCTGCTGAATATCGGCGGTTTCCGGTGCATTTTGGATCAGGTAGCTCTGTTGTGCCGGAGACAATGCCCAGCTGAGTGCACCCCAGACAAATAATACAACCGGGAATACCCAGATCAGCTTGGCCGACATCGGCAGCACGAACATTGCCAGTGCGAAGACGCCAATTACAATCAGAATACTCTTGGTACTGCCCAGGCGATCAGACATTACGCCACCGATCATACCGCCGCTTACCGCAGCCAGACCGAAGACAAAGTAGACCACACTGATCCAGTACGCGTTCAGATGCATTGTACTTTCCAGGAATGGAGTCAGATAAGCATACATCGTGTAGTGACCTGCCAGCATCAGCAGGGTTACCAGATGCGCGCTGATGACTTTACTATTTTTGAGGGAAGCAAATTGGGCCTTGAGCGGCATAATTTCTTCCACCGGGATATGATCGAGGAACATATAGATTACGACCATCGCTACCAGGGTCAGCAGCGCGATCACGAGGAACAAAATGCGCCAGCCGAGTGCTTCTTCGACCAGCACACCGATCGGTACACCCAGTACAATCGAGGAACTGATCCCCATGGAAATAATACCGATGACCCGTGCGCGGAATTCCGGCGCGACCACTTTGACCGCAATCGTCAGGGACAAGGTCACGATCAGTGAACCGCTCGCTGCTGTCAGCATGCGGGAGAAGAACAATACTTCATAGTTAGGGCTCCAGCAGGCAATCAGACTGCCTATGGTAAAAATTAACATGGACCAGAGATACAGGGATTTGCGTTCCACTTTGGAAGTGAATGCCAGCAGGGTCGGTCCGGCAATCGCATAGACCAGTGCATAGATAGTGATCAGCTGTCCGGCTGTGCCGATCGACACGTTCAGATCGTTTGCGATCTCCGGCAGCACACCGCCGATGATGAGTTCAATCAGGCCGACCGTAAAGGTGGCAATGGTAAGGATAAATACTTTGAAATTCAAGCCGTCTCTCTCCTTTGTGTAATAGTAGGTTGGCTGTCCGGCAGGTGAGCGCCGACGCAGCAGCAACGAACGAAAACACTGGAACAGTGCGGAGCCGCAACAAAAAAATCCTGATTACAACAGGACACGCGGGCTGCGCATCATCTTGTAATCAGGATTGTTCGGTTCCTGGTAGAGACCCTCAAACCATATTATTGAGGTTATACAATGATGTATCATCATTTATTCCAGTCGTCATTCGGTTGTACTTGCGTGGATGCACGTATGCATCAACGTTATATACATTAGCAGATTGAAAATGGTATTTCAACAGGGTTTTCGGTAAAATTAAAAATAATTGTGCTGTGTGTGCAGAAAGGATTACTCATAGCCGCAACAGAATGATGTGGATAAGCAGCATCCACTTCGGCAAGGAATAAAGGCACGTCCTCCGGTGGAGCCCAGAAATCTACGAACGCGGAGAAGGTGTAGATTTCCGGGCTCCAATGTCGTCCTTTGCCCTTATTTCCTTGCCTGCGTTCCGTGTATGAGATAGAGACTTTTTGGCTTGGATATTATGATTTCATTTTGTGGTATTTTTACTAACCATGCTTTTAACAATATATAAACAGGATGATTTATTCAGGATTTATTTATAGTAATAATTTTTGATTTGGAGTGATGATATTGAACCTGCACCTGATTGCCGATACAGCTTATTTTCTTTTGGCCGCTTTTATGCTTGGAGCACTGATCTACCGGATCAGGCAAGATGATCGCAGGATGTTTATGCGTGAGGGCAGTTTATTCCTGTTTCTGATCGTTGTATTGAGTCTGGTCGTGGAAGTGCCGGTTTCTGTCAGATTAATAACCTGCGGAATATTGCTGATTGCCTTGCTATACGGCTCTGTATGTATGAAAAAAAGCCACTAGACCTGCTATCAACGCTATGATTGTGCATTTTCATCATGAAAATGTGCAATCCATCTTGACGGTCACTATTATACGTTATATGCTACGTTATGAAACCGTAACCAAAATATTAACGACCGTACATCGGCGTGTTACCAGCAATGGGCATGAGCCAAGCAGCGGACGATACAGGATACGTCTATCGTATTCCCGTGTCTCCTTGTCTTGGCTCTTTTTTGCGTATTTGTGAATGTTTCAGCCCCCATTTAGCGGTTACACGAAAAAAAGTCGGGCTGCTGTGCTCTTCTGTCTTTTCGGATGCCACTTGTCGTGTTATTCTGCAAGCAAGAGGTGATTATCGGAATGAACAGAGACCATCGGAGTTTACGTGTGGAGCGCGTGGTCGGCAATAATATCGTGATGGCCTGCGATGAGGTGAAAGGCACCGAATATGTACTGCTCGGCAAGGGACTCGGCTTTGCTGCCAAGAACCTGCAGGAGCTGAACACGGCAGATGAACGGATCGAAAAGCGGTTTCGACTGGAAGACCGGGAGCAGATGATGAATCATCCGACCTTTTTTGAAGATATGGATGCGCTTGTCATGGATGTCTCCGACCGGATCATCCAGCTGATCGGACAGAGTTTTCCGGAAAAGTTGAATGAAAAGATTTATCTTGCTCTACCTAGTCATATCCAGTTCACTGTATACCGGATACGACATCATATCGAGATTGTGAATCCTTTTCTGCAGGAGACGCAGGTCTGTTTTCCACAGGAATACGAGGTGGCCCTGCAGGCGCTGCAGATGATTCGTGAGACATTCGGATTGGACATTCCCGAAGATGAAGCCGGGTTTCTGACGTATCATATTCACTCGGCGGTTACTCATGTTCCGGTAGGCCAACTGGTCAAAATGTCTTCCCTGCTCGGCAAGCTGCAGCAGATGATTGAAGAGGAACGACAGATGACATTCAAACAGGGCAGCATGAGTCAGGTTCGCCTGATGATCCACCTGCGCTTTGCCCTGGAACGGATTGTACAGGGATCGCTCGTGGACAATCCGCTGATCCAGCATATTCGCGACCAGTATGCCGACGAATACCAATTGGCTTCGCGAATGAAGCTGGTCATGGAGCAGGAGCTGCAGATGGCCGTCCCTGAAGATGAAGTCTGCTTCCTGACCATGCATCTGTATCGCCTGTTCCGCACGCACAAACCGAGCAGCTGAATCTGCTGCTATTTTCATCACTTCGCTACAGACCTGCCAGCACCGTACATCGATCTAACATGGTGTACGGGAAAACAGGTTCACACTCGCCGCCTCTTCTTATGAAAATAATTTTCATGTTGTAGGACGGAATCCAAATTTCTGTTGTATCACATCACTTTACAAAATGGATGATTGGTTCACCAATGATTAATCCAAAGGGGGATTACCATGCTACAATTTTTGCAAAAAATCGGTCGCTCACTGATGCTTCCGGTAGCTACACTGCCTGCTGCTGCGATTCTGCGCGGTTTTGGCCTGATCAACTATGAGACGGATATTCCGCTTGGCTCTGCAGTAGGCGGTTTTATGAACCATTATATCGGTCCGCTGCTTACCGCAGGTGCCGGTGCTATTTTTGACAATCTGGCACTGATCTTCGCGGTTGGTATAGCGATCGGGATGGCCCGCGATGCGGTCGCTGCTCTCTCCGCTGTACTCGGATATATGATCCTGACAGCGATTCTCAAGGAAATTCCGGGAATCATGGGTTACATACCGGATGATGTCAAACTGAATATGGGCGTGCTCGGCGGTATTCTGGTTGGTCTGTGGGCAGCTTACATGTATAACCGTTTCCACAATATCAAAATGCCGGATTGGCTCGGATTCTTCTCGGGTAAACGTTTTGTTCCAATGATTACGGCAGCAACAACGATTATCCTGGCGTCCCTGATCGGTATGATCTGGAGTCCGATCCAGGATGCAATTTCTGCTTTTGGTATGTGGGTAGTCAGTCTGGGTGGATTTGGTGCCTTTGTGTTCGGTACCGCCAACCGTCTGCTCGTGCCAATCGGTCTGCACCATGTATTGAACTCGATCGCCTGGTTCCAGATCGGCGATTATACCAATGCAGCCGGTGAAGTGGTTCACGGTGACCTGACACGCTTCTTTGCCGGAGACAAATCGGCAGGCATGTTCATGTCCGGCTTCTTCCCGATTATGATGTTTGCATTGCCGGGTGCGGCTTTTGCCATTATTCATACCGCACGTCCGGAGAAACGCAAAGCAGTTGCTTCGATCTTTATCAGTGCGGCGGTCGCTTCCTTCCTGACTGGGATTACCGAGCCGCTGGAATTTGCCTTTATGTTCACAGCACCGCTGCTGTATGTGGTGCATGCACTGCTGACCGGTCTGTCCGGTCTGATCATGTACATGCTGAATGTGAAGCTGGGCTTCGGATTCTCGGCGGGTCTGATTGACTATCTGATCAATATGAAGCTGGCGACTAATCCGCTGCTGATGATTCCGGTCGGTCTGGCGTTTGCCGTTGTGTATTATGTACTGTTCCGCTTCCTGATTGTGAAGCTGAACCTCAAAACACCGGGACGCGAAGACGATGATGCTATTAACAGTTCTGCGACTACAGCAGATAAAACTGCCACTGTCCCGGCTGCCGCAGCTGTAACAGCTGACAACGGAGACAGCAAAGCAGCTATGGTACTGAGCCAGCTGGGTGGATCACCCAACATCGACAGTATCGATGCCTGCATTACCCGCCTGCGTCTGGTGGTCAAAGATGATCGTCAGGTAAATGATGCCGAGCTGCGCAAGCTGGGTGCTGCTGGTGTTATGCGACTTGGTCATGGTGCTGTACAGGTTATCTTCGGTACCCAATCCGAAGCGCTCAAAGATGATATCAAGGATATTATGGATCACAAAGCCTGAGTATTCTGTTGATGATATACAATCATATTTGGCAG
It encodes the following:
- a CDS encoding RNA polymerase sigma factor; the protein is MTYTQKEDVLAARSGEKDAFIRLMRDMERPLYRMARSMLRSDDECDDAVQETMLKAFRNIHTLREPNYFQTWIFRILINECHNIARKGARVVVTDEWSNLPARTDEYERIDVQQAVYQLPEPQRLVIAMHYFQDMPIQQIADVLELSAEAVKTRLHRARKTLMDWLSDEPGRGTRYETR
- the cidR gene encoding cidABC operon transcriptional activator CidR, encoding MDIRHLQYFIEVARLGSFTKAAEALFITQPTISKTIRSLEEELGAPLFNRVGRSVELTDAGKVIEQQAQNIVKSFHSLSSQLDDLRNLESGHLRIGLPPMIGSRFFPQIIGRFHQMYPNVTIQLFEDGGKKVESDVVNGSLDIGVTVLPVTENVLEYFSFTEEKLNLIVPNNHPLAERSEVQMSELAEDFFIIFREDFTLHGRIIEACIRVGFQPRIIYESSQWDLISEMVGAGLGVALLPDTICNQINQRNVRIIPNIQPSIPWHLGIIWHRERYLSFAAREWLRFTREMMETR
- a CDS encoding CidA/LrgA family protein, with protein sequence MKNIGKGILQVAVLMAFSELLNWLADWLHLPVPGSIIGIALLFILLQSGVIKVEWIDLGASWLLAELLLFFIPSAVGVMNYIPMLEQDGVRIIAIVICSTILVMVSSGLLAAIMSKRKERHAK
- a CDS encoding CidB/LrgB family autolysis modulator, which gives rise to MNSILFLLATLIVYMGAKKLYRRFPRVYLSPLLTTPLVLVIVLLSMHVPYTHYNEGGQWLSRLLQPATIAFAVPLYKNLKTLRKHAVEIVASVLFGSIVAVSSSALLARLMHLNHDLMGSIIPRSITTPIAMNVSQAIGGVPTITAIFVIITGLIGSMIGPYIVKWLRIEGEIARGILFGTAAHGTGTSKAFELSSLTGTISSISMILSALFTLAATPILALIMLP
- a CDS encoding AbrB/MazE/SpoVT family DNA-binding domain-containing protein: MKKTGMVRQLDSLGRIVIPKEIRDTMEIGISDPMEFFITEKEIIFRKHKGIQCIFCGSFDDLVYYKDQFICGSCAEQMGDESMHTPLNEMTESPAAQRSLHSALRKSRNKRGEMMTKVESAMQEHPGATQNELARILGISQSRVCQIQKELRAGHHHEL
- a CDS encoding DUF2087 domain-containing protein, whose amino-acid sequence is MNKVKKTGELSERFWEASLEELKKGYIEDPHAGPFGGFICLIDGEVFEKGQIYAEDGSFYEAERYMQMHIRRQHGSMFHYLLTLDKKWTGLTELQSSLVQDFYEGQSDTEIVAKAGGSKSTIRNHRFALREKAKQARVFLAVMELLEEQQQEPSPFIPIHRTATMLDERYAITEQENESLLKQYFPEGLDGPLSEFPRREKRKIVIMRHLMQRFEPGTVYTEKQVNELLEQAYPDYVTLRRYLIEYGYMDRKEDGSEYWVKQ
- a CDS encoding DUF6530 family protein, producing the protein MNRTNHSNYQPVMAAADYTQVDGQRAYRQEVRELSLGLQELPQDRRVEVVAQVSKGEVGQEGDSESVWPIHRILDAAILLCRSIDYFQEGYRQECLYDPEHPVFDRIPLQGAALSVGFTGDHEDIEQHIQTFQQALEDQGHLIGERLRILSRLLNELGH
- a CDS encoding MFS transporter, whose translation is MNFKVFILTIATFTVGLIELIIGGVLPEIANDLNVSIGTAGQLITIYALVYAIAGPTLLAFTSKVERKSLYLWSMLIFTIGSLIACWSPNYEVLFFSRMLTAASGSLIVTLSLTIAVKVVAPEFRARVIGIISMGISSSIVLGVPIGVLVEEALGWRILFLVIALLTLVAMVVIYMFLDHIPVEEIMPLKAQFASLKNSKVISAHLVTLLMLAGHYTMYAYLTPFLESTMHLNAYWISVVYFVFGLAAVSGGMIGGVMSDRLGSTKSILIVIGVFALAMFVLPMSAKLIWVFPVVLFVWGALSWALSPAQQSYLIQNAPETADIQQSFNFSALQIGIAVGSAFGGIVIKNTGSVTMNAWVGAAIVVLSFCCALYSLSRPSGAAKHVSNQSVHTS
- a CDS encoding PRD domain-containing protein, which translates into the protein MNRDHRSLRVERVVGNNIVMACDEVKGTEYVLLGKGLGFAAKNLQELNTADERIEKRFRLEDREQMMNHPTFFEDMDALVMDVSDRIIQLIGQSFPEKLNEKIYLALPSHIQFTVYRIRHHIEIVNPFLQETQVCFPQEYEVALQALQMIRETFGLDIPEDEAGFLTYHIHSAVTHVPVGQLVKMSSLLGKLQQMIEEERQMTFKQGSMSQVRLMIHLRFALERIVQGSLVDNPLIQHIRDQYADEYQLASRMKLVMEQELQMAVPEDEVCFLTMHLYRLFRTHKPSS
- the nagE gene encoding N-acetylglucosamine-specific PTS transporter subunit IIBC, whose protein sequence is MLQFLQKIGRSLMLPVATLPAAAILRGFGLINYETDIPLGSAVGGFMNHYIGPLLTAGAGAIFDNLALIFAVGIAIGMARDAVAALSAVLGYMILTAILKEIPGIMGYIPDDVKLNMGVLGGILVGLWAAYMYNRFHNIKMPDWLGFFSGKRFVPMITAATTIILASLIGMIWSPIQDAISAFGMWVVSLGGFGAFVFGTANRLLVPIGLHHVLNSIAWFQIGDYTNAAGEVVHGDLTRFFAGDKSAGMFMSGFFPIMMFALPGAAFAIIHTARPEKRKAVASIFISAAVASFLTGITEPLEFAFMFTAPLLYVVHALLTGLSGLIMYMLNVKLGFGFSAGLIDYLINMKLATNPLLMIPVGLAFAVVYYVLFRFLIVKLNLKTPGREDDDAINSSATTADKTATVPAAAAVTADNGDSKAAMVLSQLGGSPNIDSIDACITRLRLVVKDDRQVNDAELRKLGAAGVMRLGHGAVQVIFGTQSEALKDDIKDIMDHKA